In Flagellatimonas centrodinii, a single window of DNA contains:
- a CDS encoding TetR/AcrR family transcriptional regulator — protein MARKKTTETVRDRKREEIVDAAMAVFENGGGMDALSFRKLAAQLSLSYSAPYRYFANKEALINAMRARAYRWIEGVMLDAIADIDDPEAQLEALAAAYIDAGIAQPDRYALMFFRVDDPSATHRSLELRAAKHDALDVCTRVITAGQAAGSMPTHLDPLTASHLFWTAAHGLVSLQVAGQFEMGRNTAALVPALIGVLRAGVDHFRAGEPQSAATPEEVRHHG, from the coding sequence ATGGCCCGTAAAAAAACCACCGAAACCGTCCGCGACCGCAAGCGCGAGGAGATTGTGGATGCCGCGATGGCGGTGTTTGAGAACGGCGGCGGCATGGACGCGCTGAGCTTCCGCAAGCTCGCGGCGCAGTTGTCGCTGAGCTACTCGGCGCCCTATCGCTACTTCGCCAACAAGGAAGCGCTGATCAATGCGATGCGGGCCCGGGCCTACCGCTGGATCGAGGGGGTCATGCTCGACGCCATTGCCGATATTGACGATCCGGAGGCGCAGCTGGAGGCGCTGGCGGCGGCCTACATCGATGCGGGCATCGCCCAGCCCGATCGCTACGCCCTGATGTTCTTCCGGGTGGACGACCCCAGTGCGACCCATCGATCGCTGGAACTGCGGGCCGCCAAGCACGATGCACTCGACGTCTGTACCCGGGTGATTACGGCGGGGCAGGCGGCTGGCAGCATGCCCACCCACCTCGACCCGCTGACGGCGAGCCACCTGTTCTGGACGGCCGCGCACGGACTGGTCTCGCTGCAGGTGGCGGGACAGTTCGAGATGGGCCGCAATACCGCAGCGCTGGTGCCTGCGCTGATCGGTGTGCTGCGCGCCGGTGTGGATCACTTCCGCGCCGGCGAGCCGCAGTCTGCCGCAACCCCCGAGGAGGTGCGCCACCATGGCTGA
- a CDS encoding DUF2256 domain-containing protein: MAHHKPNLPTKTCPVCSRPFTWRKKWARVWDDVKYCSDACRSRRATVETHAPPDRPARGPARPR; this comes from the coding sequence TTGGCCCACCACAAACCGAATTTGCCCACGAAAACCTGTCCGGTTTGCAGCCGGCCCTTCACCTGGCGCAAAAAGTGGGCGCGGGTCTGGGATGACGTGAAGTATTGCTCCGATGCCTGCCGCTCACGCCGCGCCACCGTGGAGACCCATGCGCCACCTGATCGTCCTGCTCGGGGACCAGCTCGACCTCGATAG
- a CDS encoding molybdopterin-containing oxidoreductase family protein translates to MVTEIQKGRVTRVRSSDNPLFKDNICIKGIVAPKNFANPDRVLYPQKRVGERGSGKWQRVSWEEAMADIGQRLKKIIAEFGPEAWAVSTSQWNTGTDHGLGRRIMNHVGSPNWISGVALCAGNTAAINRLTYGWYPWPDYDNTNLIVLFGHNPGKNSWVPIYNQIQRVKARGGTLIVLDPRKSECAEMADLWLPIRAGTDAAMAFGWLKVILDEELYDKAFVERWTVGFEALKKRVDEFPLERVAAITGCDAEMIAKAARMYATLGPSVIPWTPITDQQRNSTSAIRLQSILRAVCGYIDVPGGEALMGFHPQIVSESEIEMHHVLSEEQKSKQLGSDKHPAFTYRGQAALREPCKRVWGHEYANQVTGCFMANPSAVFRAMAGEGPYPVKALFSFGNNTLMGFANMPLIMKAMLNQDLIVVQEHVMTPTAQLADYVLPGDSWLERPWMFDGYGWLSIYKPSQKSMEPPGECKSTFELWKLTANALGMPDVVPWETLEDFYDYRIAKLEIGFEEFSSTYEVHADTLEFRKYEKTGFATPSGKVELHSSILEGLGFDPLPYFRDEPPADPAFPLAMFTGVREGEYFQTGGRHIPEMRARKPEPVLFISPGTARQYHLDENEWVEVETRTGKIEIMVGVRPNMPDGLVRIPHGWWKPETEQGLGKLSGALRYADAMLCPDDDDFIDLEQGIPHLKGLPCRINKLSGTPQ, encoded by the coding sequence GTGGTCACCGAAATCCAGAAGGGGCGCGTCACCCGTGTGCGCTCCTCCGACAATCCCCTGTTCAAGGACAACATCTGCATCAAGGGCATCGTCGCGCCGAAAAACTTCGCCAACCCCGACCGTGTGCTTTACCCGCAGAAGCGGGTCGGTGAGCGCGGATCTGGAAAGTGGCAGCGGGTGAGCTGGGAAGAGGCCATGGCGGACATCGGTCAACGGCTGAAGAAGATCATCGCCGAGTTCGGCCCGGAAGCGTGGGCTGTCTCGACCAGCCAATGGAACACCGGTACCGATCATGGGTTGGGTCGGCGAATCATGAATCACGTCGGCTCACCGAATTGGATCAGCGGCGTCGCGCTCTGCGCCGGGAACACGGCCGCGATCAATCGGCTGACCTACGGCTGGTACCCATGGCCGGACTACGACAACACCAATCTCATCGTGCTGTTCGGGCACAACCCCGGCAAGAACAGCTGGGTGCCTATCTACAATCAGATACAACGAGTGAAGGCGCGCGGTGGCACGTTGATTGTGCTCGACCCACGCAAAAGCGAATGCGCTGAAATGGCCGATTTGTGGCTGCCAATCAGGGCAGGTACAGATGCGGCAATGGCCTTCGGTTGGCTCAAGGTGATTCTTGACGAGGAGCTTTACGACAAGGCCTTTGTCGAGCGTTGGACGGTGGGATTCGAGGCCCTAAAAAAGCGTGTCGACGAATTCCCACTGGAGCGTGTGGCGGCGATCACTGGCTGCGATGCCGAGATGATCGCCAAGGCTGCGCGCATGTACGCCACGCTGGGGCCGTCAGTGATTCCATGGACGCCCATCACCGACCAGCAGCGCAACAGCACTTCGGCCATTCGCCTGCAAAGCATCTTGCGCGCGGTATGCGGCTATATCGACGTGCCAGGCGGCGAAGCCCTGATGGGCTTTCACCCGCAGATTGTCTCGGAGTCGGAAATCGAGATGCACCATGTTCTGTCCGAGGAGCAGAAATCCAAGCAGCTTGGTTCCGACAAACATCCCGCGTTCACCTATCGCGGGCAGGCGGCCCTGCGCGAACCTTGCAAGCGCGTCTGGGGCCACGAGTACGCGAACCAGGTCACCGGGTGCTTTATGGCCAACCCCTCGGCCGTGTTCCGCGCCATGGCGGGCGAAGGGCCGTACCCGGTGAAGGCGCTGTTCTCGTTCGGCAACAACACGCTGATGGGCTTCGCCAACATGCCGCTGATCATGAAGGCCATGCTCAATCAGGACCTGATCGTGGTCCAGGAGCACGTCATGACGCCGACCGCGCAACTAGCCGATTACGTGTTGCCCGGCGACTCATGGCTGGAGCGGCCGTGGATGTTTGATGGCTACGGCTGGCTGTCAATCTACAAGCCGTCGCAGAAATCGATGGAACCACCGGGCGAATGCAAGAGCACCTTTGAGCTGTGGAAGCTCACCGCCAACGCACTCGGCATGCCCGATGTCGTTCCGTGGGAAACACTGGAAGATTTTTACGATTACCGCATCGCCAAGCTTGAGATCGGCTTTGAAGAATTCTCCAGCACGTACGAGGTCCACGCCGATACGCTTGAATTCCGCAAATACGAAAAGACCGGCTTCGCCACACCCAGCGGCAAGGTGGAACTGCACTCATCCATCCTCGAAGGCCTGGGCTTTGATCCGCTGCCGTACTTTCGTGACGAGCCGCCAGCCGACCCGGCCTTCCCTCTGGCCATGTTCACCGGCGTGCGCGAGGGCGAGTATTTCCAGACCGGAGGAAGGCACATTCCCGAGATGCGCGCGCGCAAACCCGAACCGGTGTTGTTCATCAGTCCCGGCACCGCGCGGCAGTATCACCTCGATGAAAACGAGTGGGTCGAGGTCGAAACCCGCACCGGAAAAATCGAGATCATGGTCGGCGTTCGTCCCAACATGCCCGATGGGCTGGTTCGCATTCCCCATGGTTGGTGGAAGCCGGAAACTGAGCAGGGACTGGGCAAGCTGTCCGGCGCCCTGCGTTACGCCGACGCCATGCTGTGTCCGGACGATGACGATTTCATCGACCTTGAACAAGGTATTCCGCACTTGAAGGGACTGCCCTGCCGTATCAACAAGCTGAGCGGGACACCGCAATGA
- a CDS encoding helix-turn-helix transcriptional regulator has translation MPIDQQLLELLPQLMRFRTVDISAAAAALRLNPRTMQRKLKALGTSFEALRDATRKTLAQEYLVETSIPLARIAHSLGYSDLAVFHRSCTRWFDQTPAKFREQSRRSRPLVMSPSH, from the coding sequence TTGCCGATTGATCAGCAACTCTTAGAGCTGCTGCCTCAGCTCATGCGCTTTCGTACCGTCGACATTTCCGCCGCAGCCGCAGCGCTGCGGCTGAACCCCCGCACCATGCAGCGAAAACTCAAGGCACTTGGAACGAGTTTCGAGGCGCTTCGGGATGCAACGCGAAAAACGCTTGCTCAGGAATATCTCGTGGAAACAAGCATTCCGCTCGCGCGGATAGCCCACAGCCTGGGCTACTCGGATCTCGCCGTCTTCCACCGAAGCTGCACGAGGTGGTTTGATCAAACACCGGCCAAGTTTCGAGAACAATCCAGGCGTTCGAGACCGCTTGTCATGTCGCCAAGCCATTGA
- a CDS encoding SDR family oxidoreductase, with the protein MSFDLGLVGARVLVTGGTRGAGEATVRSLRGAGARIVVAARSLPAEALGDVHYLAANLSTAEGAQATAEAARKQLGGIDVLINVVGGSSAPAGGFAALDDGEWSKELDLNLMSAVRLDRALLPSMIAQRSGVIIHVTSIQRVLPLPDATIAYAAAKAALSTYSKALSKEVTPKGVRVVRVSPGWIETDAAVALAERLARQANTDYAGGQQIIMDALGGIPLGRPVKPQEVADLITFLASPRAASISGVEYVIDGGTVPTT; encoded by the coding sequence ATGAGCTTTGATCTGGGGCTTGTGGGCGCGCGCGTACTGGTCACCGGCGGCACCCGCGGTGCGGGGGAGGCTACCGTGCGGTCCTTGCGCGGGGCGGGTGCGCGAATCGTCGTGGCGGCGCGTTCGCTGCCCGCCGAAGCCCTCGGTGATGTGCACTACCTGGCCGCGAACCTGTCTACCGCCGAGGGTGCACAGGCCACCGCCGAGGCGGCGCGCAAGCAGCTTGGCGGCATCGATGTTCTGATCAATGTGGTCGGCGGGTCGTCCGCTCCTGCGGGCGGCTTTGCGGCACTCGATGATGGCGAATGGTCGAAGGAACTGGACCTGAACCTGATGTCCGCAGTCCGACTCGACAGGGCGCTGCTTCCGTCGATGATCGCGCAACGTTCGGGCGTGATCATTCATGTGACGTCGATCCAGCGTGTGCTGCCGTTGCCGGATGCGACCATCGCCTACGCCGCCGCCAAAGCGGCGCTGTCCACATACAGCAAGGCGCTGTCGAAGGAAGTCACGCCCAAAGGGGTCCGGGTGGTCCGTGTGTCGCCTGGATGGATCGAGACCGATGCCGCGGTGGCGCTCGCGGAGCGTCTGGCGCGTCAGGCGAACACCGACTACGCGGGCGGCCAGCAGATCATCATGGATGCCTTGGGCGGTATCCCACTGGGGCGTCCGGTGAAGCCACAGGAGGTCGCTGACCTCATCACGTTCCTGGCATCACCGCGCGCTGCGTCCATTTCAGGTGTCGAGTATGTGATCGATGGCGGAACCGTTCCAACCACCTGA
- a CDS encoding MarR family winged helix-turn-helix transcriptional regulator, producing MTAKRYHLPFLEEVRSQRHVCFAEQLRSANRAVSKLYTQHLGDSDIGVTQLSLLIRLYYFGEITMSKLAQQLETDRTTLARNVQLLERSGHLCIVSADDRRSRLVRLTDKGFESLQLTIPRWLDAQNDLRSRLGHDPWGALFAGLRGLVTLGNEIEQSHGAGRARSIREKPKTGGSTTRQPAK from the coding sequence ATGACTGCCAAGCGCTACCACCTGCCTTTTCTGGAAGAAGTTCGGAGCCAACGCCACGTATGCTTCGCAGAGCAGTTGCGCTCGGCTAATCGCGCGGTCTCGAAGCTTTACACGCAGCACCTCGGCGACTCGGACATCGGTGTCACCCAACTGTCGCTACTGATCCGTCTCTACTATTTCGGCGAGATCACCATGTCAAAACTGGCGCAGCAACTGGAAACTGACCGCACCACCCTGGCGCGAAACGTTCAGCTGCTGGAGCGCAGTGGCCACCTCTGCATCGTTAGCGCTGACGACCGCAGATCGCGGCTGGTGCGCTTGACCGACAAGGGCTTCGAATCCTTGCAACTCACAATTCCCCGCTGGCTGGACGCCCAAAACGATCTTCGCTCGCGCTTAGGGCACGACCCTTGGGGCGCACTGTTTGCCGGTCTACGAGGGCTCGTGACACTTGGGAACGAAATAGAGCAGTCGCACGGGGCTGGTCGGGCGCGCAGCATCCGAGAGAAGCCCAAGACTGGAGGCTCAACTACCCGCCAACCCGCCAAATAG
- a CDS encoding cryptochrome/photolyase family protein — translation MRHLIVLLGDQLDLDSAAFDGFDPAVDAVWMAEVPAEATYAWSHKARLVIFLSAMRHFAETLRARGWTVQYRATGAHPHADLAGALAADLTQFKPQGVIAVEPGEWRLWHALRDTCAAAGVAYTQREDRHFLCPLPMFAAWMDGRKQPRMEHFYRRMRQHTGWLMRGTEPEGGQWNFDHDNRDSFGRDGPRPVPAPLRFPPDALTREVMAVVEHHYGDHPGGLAAFDWPVTRDEALEALDDFVTTRLPQFGQYQDAMWTGQPWLYHARLSAALNLKLLNPREVCEAALRAWRDGEAPLAAVEGFVRQILGWREYVRGLYFHRMPGYLDDNALGADQPLPALYWTGDTAMRCLSETVGDTLEHGYAHHIQRLMVTGLFALLLGVRPRAVHQWYLAVYVDAVEWVELPNTLGMSQFADGGVMASKPYVASGKYIQRMSNYCQGCRFDPALRTGPRACPFTTLYWDFLDRHRERFAGHPRLKMQIRNLDRLDEPALSALRAQAASLREDLP, via the coding sequence ATGCGCCACCTGATCGTCCTGCTCGGGGACCAGCTCGACCTCGATAGCGCCGCCTTCGACGGTTTCGACCCGGCGGTCGACGCCGTGTGGATGGCGGAGGTGCCGGCCGAGGCCACCTATGCCTGGAGCCACAAGGCGCGGCTGGTGATCTTCCTCAGCGCCATGCGCCATTTTGCCGAGACGCTGCGCGCCCGCGGCTGGACCGTGCAGTACCGCGCCACCGGCGCGCATCCGCACGCGGATCTGGCCGGCGCCCTGGCGGCGGATCTGACACAGTTCAAACCGCAGGGGGTGATCGCGGTGGAACCGGGTGAATGGCGCCTGTGGCATGCGCTCCGCGACACCTGCGCGGCAGCCGGCGTGGCCTATACGCAGCGGGAAGATCGGCACTTTCTGTGCCCGTTGCCGATGTTCGCGGCATGGATGGACGGCCGCAAACAACCCCGCATGGAACACTTCTACCGCCGCATGCGCCAGCACACTGGCTGGCTGATGCGGGGCACTGAACCCGAGGGCGGCCAGTGGAACTTCGACCACGACAACCGCGACAGCTTCGGCCGTGACGGTCCCAGGCCGGTACCGGCGCCGCTGCGGTTCCCGCCGGATGCGCTCACGCGCGAGGTGATGGCAGTCGTGGAACACCACTACGGCGACCACCCCGGAGGTCTCGCCGCCTTCGACTGGCCGGTAACCCGCGACGAGGCACTGGAGGCGCTGGACGACTTCGTGACCACCCGCCTGCCGCAGTTCGGGCAGTACCAGGATGCCATGTGGACCGGCCAGCCCTGGCTCTACCACGCACGACTGTCGGCAGCGCTCAATCTCAAGCTGCTCAACCCGCGCGAGGTCTGTGAGGCGGCGCTACGCGCCTGGCGCGATGGCGAAGCGCCGCTGGCCGCGGTGGAGGGTTTTGTACGGCAGATCCTGGGATGGCGCGAGTACGTCCGCGGCCTCTATTTCCATCGCATGCCGGGCTATCTCGACGACAACGCGCTGGGCGCCGACCAGCCGCTACCGGCGCTGTATTGGACCGGCGATACCGCGATGCGCTGCCTGTCAGAGACCGTCGGTGACACCTTGGAACATGGCTACGCCCACCATATCCAGCGGCTGATGGTCACGGGTCTGTTCGCCTTGCTGCTGGGGGTGCGACCGCGCGCGGTGCATCAGTGGTACCTGGCGGTCTACGTCGATGCCGTGGAATGGGTGGAACTGCCCAACACCCTGGGCATGAGCCAGTTCGCCGATGGCGGGGTGATGGCCAGCAAGCCCTACGTGGCGTCGGGCAAGTACATCCAGCGGATGAGCAACTACTGCCAGGGCTGCCGATTCGACCCGGCTCTGCGCACCGGCCCGCGCGCCTGCCCGTTCACCACCCTGTACTGGGACTTTCTCGACCGCCACCGCGAGCGCTTTGC
- a CDS encoding LysR family transcriptional regulator: MRGSDYAELKAFVAVVDRASFARAADHLGLSRSALSQTIRQLETRLGVRLLNRTTRSVAPTEPGQRLHERVAPMLREMDDAVAQAVGSTNRTAGTLRINTSSMAAKQLIAPRLGRFHRAYPDVVLDIVVDDGLSDIVAGGFDAGIRVGGRLQKDMVAVRLTPDVSLLAVASPDYLARFGAPRTPADLHRHVCIRWRFPGSGRVARWPFQKKGQRIEAEVDGPLISNHQDIVVPAALQGLGIFYAYNDDGIAEALERGLLKHVLPDWVQTVPGLYLYYSNRRHIRPALRAFIDCLRDRDLPTRDRGR; encoded by the coding sequence ATGCGCGGGTCGGACTACGCCGAGTTGAAGGCTTTCGTGGCCGTCGTCGACCGGGCGAGCTTTGCCCGGGCCGCAGATCACCTCGGCCTGTCCCGGTCCGCCTTGAGTCAGACGATCCGCCAACTGGAGACCCGGCTGGGTGTTCGGCTGCTCAATCGCACCACCCGGAGTGTCGCGCCGACGGAACCGGGACAACGGCTCCACGAACGCGTCGCTCCGATGTTGCGCGAAATGGATGATGCAGTTGCGCAGGCCGTCGGATCGACGAACAGAACGGCCGGAACGCTGCGGATCAATACCTCCAGCATGGCCGCGAAGCAGCTCATCGCGCCGCGACTCGGACGCTTTCACAGGGCTTATCCCGACGTGGTGCTCGACATCGTGGTCGACGACGGGCTGAGTGACATCGTGGCGGGCGGATTCGACGCCGGCATTCGCGTTGGCGGGCGCCTCCAGAAGGATATGGTCGCGGTCCGTCTGACGCCGGACGTCAGCTTGCTCGCGGTGGCATCACCGGACTACCTTGCCCGATTCGGTGCGCCCAGAACCCCCGCGGACCTGCATCGGCACGTCTGCATCCGCTGGCGTTTTCCGGGAAGCGGAAGGGTCGCCCGCTGGCCGTTTCAGAAGAAGGGTCAAAGGATCGAGGCCGAAGTTGACGGGCCGCTGATCTCCAATCACCAGGACATCGTCGTTCCCGCTGCCCTGCAGGGCCTGGGCATCTTCTATGCGTACAACGACGACGGAATTGCGGAAGCGCTCGAACGCGGACTGCTCAAGCACGTCCTGCCGGACTGGGTTCAAACGGTGCCCGGGCTGTATCTCTACTACTCGAACCGCCGCCACATTCGCCCTGCGCTTCGCGCGTTCATCGATTGCCTGCGTGATCGTGACCTGCCCACGCGCGACCGTGGCCGCTGA
- a CDS encoding metal-dependent hydrolase — translation MADTTHEPLPIPRQIAFSFPDDLDPCWKPGDPEFCAMVNGASLTMPYLEPFLIRTVREAMPRIADPRVHEAARAFNTQEQFHYQAHRRFNELIKARGYPELAALEARMQAAYQRLGTKSLRTRLAYTAGFEAMTMGVTRWLINHRVRLFGGSDSRVASFILWHFVEEAEHKCVAYDVYQDVCGGGAGAYLARAVGVFHGALDVMFASMRGYKLILRKDGRWYQWRSRLRLLRHLASFVRTVAPYLLRAAMPGHTPRREQEPQWVYDWIAAYQHAPPGYVPMVDTHSKTLPVPFDAVPPLSGARP, via the coding sequence ATGGCTGACACGACCCACGAGCCCCTGCCGATCCCGCGGCAGATCGCATTCAGCTTTCCTGACGACCTGGACCCGTGCTGGAAGCCGGGCGATCCCGAGTTCTGTGCCATGGTCAACGGCGCCTCGCTGACCATGCCGTATCTGGAGCCGTTCCTGATCCGCACCGTGCGGGAGGCGATGCCGCGGATCGCCGACCCGCGAGTGCACGAAGCCGCGCGTGCATTCAATACCCAGGAACAGTTTCACTATCAGGCGCATCGTCGTTTCAACGAGCTGATCAAGGCACGCGGCTATCCCGAACTGGCGGCGCTGGAAGCGCGCATGCAGGCCGCCTATCAGCGGCTGGGGACCAAATCGCTGCGCACGCGTCTGGCCTACACGGCGGGCTTCGAGGCGATGACCATGGGCGTGACCCGCTGGCTCATCAACCACCGGGTCCGGCTGTTCGGCGGCAGCGACAGCCGTGTCGCCTCCTTCATTCTTTGGCACTTTGTCGAAGAGGCCGAGCACAAATGCGTGGCGTACGACGTCTACCAGGATGTCTGCGGCGGCGGTGCCGGCGCGTATCTGGCGCGGGCGGTCGGTGTGTTCCACGGCGCACTCGATGTCATGTTTGCCTCCATGCGGGGCTACAAGCTCATCCTCCGGAAGGATGGACGGTGGTATCAGTGGCGGTCGCGGCTGCGCCTGTTGCGTCACCTCGCCAGTTTTGTCCGCACGGTGGCGCCGTACCTGCTGCGGGCAGCGATGCCGGGCCATACCCCGCGACGCGAACAGGAGCCGCAGTGGGTGTACGACTGGATTGCGGCGTATCAGCACGCACCACCGGGGTACGTGCCGATGGTCGATACCCACAGCAAGACGCTTCCGGTGCCGTTTGATGCGGTGCCACCGCTGTCCGGGGCGCGTCCGTGA
- a CDS encoding nuclear transport factor 2 family protein, giving the protein MKVLNLPDPIAAYFDADKRDGHAVARCFTSDGRVTDEGQTHVGRAAIEGWKTAASAQFAYLTEPIALEKVGRHYRVTGRVTGTFPGSPVELRYQFMLERGRIASLVITP; this is encoded by the coding sequence ATGAAAGTGCTGAACCTTCCCGACCCGATTGCGGCGTACTTCGACGCAGACAAACGGGACGGACATGCGGTGGCCCGCTGCTTCACCAGTGACGGGCGTGTTACCGATGAAGGGCAAACGCATGTGGGCCGCGCCGCCATTGAAGGCTGGAAGACGGCGGCCTCCGCCCAGTTCGCGTACCTCACCGAGCCCATCGCGCTCGAGAAGGTCGGTCGCCATTACAGGGTGACGGGTCGCGTGACCGGGACCTTTCCGGGCAGCCCCGTGGAGCTCCGGTACCAGTTCATGCTGGAGCGGGGCAGGATCGCGTCGCTGGTGATCACGCCATGA
- a CDS encoding sterol desaturase family protein, giving the protein MSDSLLPNEPAIRLTVFAGIFVVMALWERLAARRPQAVPRRRRWPANLGIVVIDTLLVRVAFPVAAIGVAQLAEAGGWGLLPALGLPSWAMMVLAVVALDLVIYFQHVLFHAVPTLWRLHRMHHADLEFDVTTGARFHPFEILLSMLIKLGAVAALGAPVVAVLVFEVVLNATSMFNHGNVRLPRSIDRVLRWVVVTPDMHRVHHSVLPAETNSNFGFNLPWWDRLFGTYRAQPQAGHAGMTIGIEQFRDPAELRLDRMLLQPFRRASAAAARPPADRR; this is encoded by the coding sequence ATGTCCGATTCCCTGTTGCCGAATGAGCCCGCGATACGGCTCACCGTGTTTGCCGGCATCTTTGTCGTGATGGCCCTGTGGGAACGGCTGGCGGCACGCCGCCCGCAGGCGGTTCCGCGGCGACGGCGCTGGCCCGCCAATCTGGGGATTGTGGTGATCGATACGCTGCTGGTGCGTGTCGCATTTCCGGTCGCAGCGATCGGGGTTGCGCAACTGGCGGAGGCCGGTGGCTGGGGGCTGTTGCCGGCGCTGGGGCTGCCGTCGTGGGCGATGATGGTGTTGGCGGTGGTGGCGCTGGATCTGGTCATCTACTTCCAGCACGTGCTGTTCCATGCGGTGCCGACGCTGTGGCGGCTGCATCGCATGCACCACGCCGACCTCGAGTTCGATGTCACGACCGGGGCCCGGTTCCATCCATTCGAAATTCTGCTGTCGATGCTGATCAAGCTCGGCGCTGTCGCGGCCCTGGGCGCACCGGTGGTCGCTGTGCTGGTTTTCGAGGTTGTCCTGAATGCCACCTCGATGTTCAATCACGGCAATGTGCGGTTGCCGCGATCGATCGATCGCGTGCTGCGCTGGGTCGTGGTGACGCCGGACATGCACCGCGTGCACCACTCGGTACTGCCCGCCGAGACCAACAGCAACTTCGGCTTCAATCTGCCGTGGTGGGATCGCCTGTTCGGCACCTACCGGGCCCAGCCACAGGCCGGCCATGCCGGCATGACCATCGGCATCGAGCAGTTCCGGGATCCGGCCGAACTGCGCCTCGACCGGATGTTGCTGCAACCGTTTCGGCGCGCGAGTGCCGCGGCCGCTCGACCACCAGCGGACCGTCGCTGA